From the Pseudoalteromonas tunicata genome, one window contains:
- a CDS encoding methylglyoxal synthase — MKTIQQALPAKKTIALVAHDGKKHALELWCSKHLNILSQHTLYGTGTTGHLIEKRTGLPVHKLLSGPLGGDQQLGALIAEHEIHLLIFFWDPLASQPHDPDVKALLRLAAVWNIPVACNESSADMLLSSPLMNSQMPREMPDYQGYLAQRLTI; from the coding sequence ATGAAGACAATACAACAGGCTTTACCTGCAAAAAAAACCATTGCCTTGGTTGCCCATGATGGCAAAAAACACGCCCTGGAACTTTGGTGCTCAAAACACCTTAATATACTTAGTCAACATACACTGTATGGCACAGGCACAACCGGTCACTTAATCGAAAAGAGAACCGGCCTTCCTGTGCATAAACTCCTTAGCGGCCCGTTAGGGGGCGACCAACAACTTGGTGCGCTCATAGCTGAGCATGAAATCCATTTATTGATATTTTTTTGGGATCCGTTGGCCTCGCAACCACATGATCCTGATGTAAAAGCCTTATTACGATTAGCCGCGGTGTGGAATATTCCAGTTGCGTGTAATGAATCAAGTGCTGATATGTTACTGTCATCACCCCTTATGAACAGTCAAATGCCCCGTGAAATGCCCGATTACCAAGGCTATTTAGCGCAGCGCCTTACCATATAA
- a CDS encoding LysE family translocator: MISIESLISFLSISFLLAISPGPSNAFLMAQTFTKGKTAGMQTAFGFAIAGVIHTIFAVLGLSAILKTSPIAYQAVQWCGAAYLVYLGIMALRDSFKAAHCSDKPHVSTKKEKNVMFQAMMTEVLNPKVALFFIAFLPQFVDTSLSLSASWQLAIFGLLYPIFAFPIDAMYVHFGDKIASYFRHHPSAQQWLDRITGIVFITLAINIIL, from the coding sequence ATGATCAGCATCGAATCGTTAATTTCATTTTTAAGCATTAGCTTCTTACTCGCTATTTCCCCAGGCCCCTCAAATGCTTTTTTAATGGCACAAACCTTTACCAAAGGCAAAACGGCCGGGATGCAAACCGCATTTGGTTTTGCAATTGCAGGGGTCATCCATACCATTTTTGCTGTGCTTGGGTTATCAGCCATTTTAAAAACGTCGCCTATCGCCTACCAAGCTGTGCAATGGTGTGGTGCAGCCTATTTAGTGTATTTAGGCATTATGGCGCTGCGTGATAGCTTTAAAGCCGCTCATTGCTCTGATAAACCTCATGTTTCAACAAAAAAAGAAAAAAATGTGATGTTTCAAGCCATGATGACGGAAGTATTAAACCCCAAAGTTGCACTGTTTTTTATTGCCTTTTTACCACAGTTTGTTGATACCAGCTTAAGTCTTTCAGCAAGCTGGCAACTGGCTATTTTTGGCTTACTCTATCCTATTTTTGCATTTCCAATTGATGCAATGTATGTTCATTTTGGCGATAAAATTGCAAGTTATTTTCGTCATCATCCGAGTGCACAACAGTGGCTTGATAGGATCACCGGCATCGTCTTTATTACCTTAGCAATCAACATTATTCTATAA
- a CDS encoding M16 family metallopeptidase, with translation MKKNMLSALAVAVSLALTGCNTTAGTNAAKANVAAVAIPSVDIQYETFTLDNGLTVVVHTDKKAPIVAVNVWYKVGSKHERLGKTGFAHLFEHLMFNGSENYNDEYFGPFERAGATEQNGTTNNDRTNYFQNVPTSAVDMALWMESDRMGHLLGAITQDKLDEQRGVVQNEKRQGESQPYGRMWTVMSENTFPKGHPYSWSVIGSMEDLNAASLDDVHQWFKDYYGPNNAVLVLAGDIDLATAKQKAQQYFGDIKPGKPVDQIDAWVAKRTGTKRMSMQDRVPNPRLVKVWNTAELGTADGEYLSLLADVLAGGKNSRLYQRLVYQEQKASSVFAFNYSRVMAGQIIIGADALKDADLAEIEAIVNEELARLIEEGPTVAELNRIKFSNAASWVKSVEGVGGFGGKSDVLASGAVYHNDPVFYKKQQAIQNVATVEDVKAAGKRWLTDGDFVLTIEPFAQLTNQDVGADRSKVPAVESLPKLVLPTVEKATLANGLEVILARRTDTPTVNLQLNFDAGFASTVGAKAGLSDFAMGMLKEGTTSLSSLELAAELENLGAGIYSGSNLDGSSLSLSAMKINWQRSAQIFADVLMNPAFNQADMERLRTLTLDGINKEKASPMSNALRILPPLLYGDNHAYSQPLTGSGSEETVKNFSREDLADYTRTWLRPDNARLVVVGDITMAELTTTLNKELAAWQNPNTAKPQKQLAKVALPSKPRVFVIDKPESPQSLIVAGLLGPARKDLAEGQDIKLDLMNTIIGGSFTSRINMNLREDKGWSYGARSSMSKAEGQAPFFVYAPVQTDKTKESISEIIKELKAYTGTNPANAQELEKVVSNKVAKVPGSYEKKWSLLSALANAYDKGRDEKYLEQYPTKVQQVSLAQVQQQAKDLIKEEQLTWVIVGDVAKIKAEIESLNLGEITYLPAN, from the coding sequence ACGGATAAAAAAGCACCGATTGTGGCTGTGAATGTTTGGTACAAAGTGGGCTCTAAACATGAAAGATTAGGCAAAACTGGTTTTGCACATTTATTTGAACATTTAATGTTTAATGGTAGTGAAAACTACAATGATGAGTATTTTGGTCCGTTTGAGCGTGCAGGTGCTACTGAGCAAAACGGTACAACCAACAATGACCGGACTAACTATTTCCAGAATGTCCCAACCTCGGCGGTTGATATGGCACTGTGGATGGAATCTGACCGTATGGGGCATTTATTAGGTGCAATTACTCAAGACAAGCTTGATGAGCAGCGCGGCGTAGTGCAAAACGAGAAACGGCAGGGTGAAAGTCAGCCTTATGGCAGAATGTGGACCGTAATGTCTGAAAATACTTTTCCAAAAGGCCACCCATATTCTTGGTCTGTTATTGGTTCAATGGAAGATTTAAATGCCGCTTCCTTAGATGATGTTCACCAATGGTTTAAAGATTATTATGGTCCAAATAATGCTGTATTAGTTTTAGCTGGTGACATTGATTTAGCAACCGCAAAACAAAAAGCACAGCAGTACTTTGGTGATATTAAACCGGGTAAACCTGTTGATCAGATAGATGCTTGGGTTGCAAAGCGCACGGGTACTAAACGTATGTCGATGCAAGATCGCGTGCCAAATCCGCGTTTAGTGAAAGTATGGAATACTGCTGAACTTGGGACTGCAGATGGAGAATATTTATCTCTGTTAGCGGATGTATTAGCGGGCGGTAAAAACTCACGTTTATACCAGCGCTTAGTGTACCAAGAGCAAAAAGCATCGAGTGTCTTTGCTTTTAATTATTCTCGTGTAATGGCGGGTCAAATTATTATTGGTGCTGATGCACTAAAAGACGCTGATCTAGCTGAAATTGAAGCCATAGTGAATGAAGAGCTTGCACGCTTAATCGAAGAAGGTCCAACCGTTGCCGAGCTTAATCGTATTAAATTCTCAAATGCAGCTAGCTGGGTTAAAAGTGTTGAAGGAGTCGGCGGTTTTGGTGGTAAATCTGATGTATTAGCATCGGGCGCAGTTTATCATAATGACCCTGTTTTTTATAAAAAACAACAAGCTATTCAAAATGTAGCTACCGTTGAAGATGTTAAAGCAGCAGGTAAACGTTGGTTAACTGATGGTGATTTTGTATTAACAATCGAACCTTTTGCTCAGCTGACAAATCAAGACGTGGGCGCTGATCGCTCGAAAGTTCCTGCGGTTGAATCTTTACCAAAATTAGTTTTACCAACAGTGGAAAAAGCCACATTAGCCAATGGCCTTGAAGTAATACTTGCACGTCGCACTGATACACCTACCGTTAATTTACAACTGAATTTTGACGCAGGTTTTGCATCAACTGTTGGCGCTAAGGCTGGTTTATCTGATTTTGCTATGGGCATGTTGAAAGAAGGTACAACATCGCTTTCAAGCCTGGAATTAGCAGCCGAACTTGAAAATTTGGGTGCTGGTATTTACTCAGGTTCAAACCTTGATGGTTCAAGCTTAAGTTTATCTGCTATGAAAATAAATTGGCAACGTAGTGCGCAAATTTTTGCTGATGTATTAATGAATCCTGCTTTTAATCAAGCTGATATGGAGCGTTTGCGTACATTGACACTTGATGGCATCAATAAAGAAAAAGCGAGTCCAATGAGTAATGCGCTTCGCATCTTACCGCCATTGTTATATGGTGATAACCATGCGTATTCTCAGCCTTTAACCGGTTCTGGTTCTGAAGAAACAGTGAAAAACTTCAGCCGTGAAGATTTAGCAGACTACACTCGCACTTGGTTACGCCCTGACAACGCGCGTTTAGTGGTTGTGGGTGATATTACCATGGCTGAATTAACCACAACGCTTAATAAAGAATTGGCAGCTTGGCAAAACCCTAATACTGCAAAACCACAAAAACAACTCGCAAAAGTAGCACTTCCTAGCAAACCTCGTGTTTTTGTTATTGATAAACCAGAATCACCTCAATCATTGATTGTTGCTGGTTTGTTAGGCCCTGCGCGTAAAGATTTAGCCGAAGGCCAAGATATTAAACTTGATCTAATGAATACTATTATTGGTGGTAGTTTTACATCTCGTATTAATATGAATTTACGAGAAGATAAAGGCTGGTCTTATGGCGCGCGTTCATCAATGAGCAAAGCTGAAGGTCAGGCACCATTTTTTGTTTATGCGCCGGTACAAACCGATAAAACCAAAGAGTCTATTAGCGAAATAATCAAAGAGTTAAAAGCTTATACAGGTACTAACCCTGCAAATGCGCAAGAACTTGAAAAAGTAGTGAGTAACAAAGTTGCTAAAGTGCCAGGTAGCTATGAGAAAAAATGGTCTTTATTAAGTGCGCTTGCTAATGCATATGACAAAGGTCGCGATGAAAAGTACTTAGAGCAGTATCCAACTAAAGTACAGCAAGTGAGTTTAGCTCAAGTGCAACAACAAGCCAAAGACTTGATTAAAGAAGAGCAACTTACTTGGGTTATTGTTGGTGATGTTGCAAAAATTAAAGCTGAAATAGAATCGCTTAATTTAGGTGAAATTACGTATTTACCAGCGAATTAA
- a CDS encoding peptidylprolyl isomerase, giving the protein MKTLLKVFLPLTLTLTLSGCFGPDQAIKETNQFISSQQVDKENKDWKTTLKQPPLLTFTEGKKYFWDLATNQGEISIELFHTSAPMHVSSTIYLTELGFYDGLIFHRIIPEFMAQGGDPLGSGRGNPGYKYAGEFDAKLSHDKPGILSMANAGPNTDGSQFFITFKPTPFLDGRHTIFGQVVKGLDETLAKLETLGSRSGKTSTEVVINKATIRIE; this is encoded by the coding sequence ATGAAAACGCTGTTAAAAGTTTTTTTACCCTTAACCCTCACTTTAACATTAAGTGGCTGTTTTGGCCCTGATCAGGCAATTAAAGAAACAAATCAATTTATTAGTAGCCAACAAGTTGATAAAGAAAATAAAGATTGGAAAACAACACTCAAACAACCGCCACTGCTAACCTTTACTGAAGGTAAAAAATACTTCTGGGATTTAGCAACCAATCAGGGTGAGATAAGCATTGAGTTATTCCATACTTCTGCACCGATGCATGTTAGTAGCACTATTTATTTAACTGAACTTGGTTTTTATGATGGCTTGATTTTTCACCGTATTATCCCTGAATTTATGGCGCAAGGCGGCGATCCTTTAGGTTCAGGCCGTGGCAATCCAGGCTATAAATACGCAGGTGAGTTTGATGCAAAACTGTCTCACGACAAACCAGGTATTTTAAGCATGGCCAATGCAGGCCCTAATACCGATGGCAGCCAATTTTTTATTACTTTTAAACCGACTCCTTTTTTAGATGGCCGCCACACTATTTTTGGCCAAGTCGTTAAAGGGCTTGATGAGACCTTGGCCAAACTTGAAACCTTAGGCAGTCGTTCAGGCAAAACCAGTACCGAAGTTGTAATCAACAAAGCCACTATTCGAATCGAATAA
- a CDS encoding multidrug effflux MFS transporter: MPKTSNTPASTILILILLVVFCPLAIDIYLPAFPVIASQLAVPEQHIQQTISLFLLTVGLGQLIAGPLADKYGRKPLTLFGMTLYGVSALAASYATSFEMLLLARLIQGFGACATFVCAFAMVRDSFNANKSAQVMSYLNGVICFIPALAPILGAWLTLNFGWQSNFLFLASFAFISLFLVLFFAKETRPENTLYQGKITDFSRFIPILKNHVFLFHAMICLLAMAVIIAFVSTAPSWLMSHLGLSTHEFTVWFTINAVLSILASFTAPYFIKRSTRKALLLGLGVLFFSGLLMLTLIGFNTPWAFMLPIFVASIGFSLTLGSAVGKALEPFATQAGTASALIGVMQMSGAGLLVSITLQFGLSAPLLVLMHLTLLVPLLILLYCDKTQRLHPSS; encoded by the coding sequence ATGCCTAAAACCAGTAACACACCAGCCTCTACCATTTTAATTTTGATTTTATTGGTTGTATTTTGCCCTCTTGCGATAGATATTTATCTGCCAGCCTTTCCGGTTATTGCCTCACAACTAGCTGTGCCTGAACAACATATTCAACAAACAATCAGTCTTTTTTTACTTACTGTCGGGCTTGGTCAACTGATTGCCGGACCACTTGCCGATAAATATGGGCGAAAACCACTCACTCTGTTTGGTATGACTTTATATGGTGTCAGTGCCTTAGCGGCCTCTTACGCTACAAGTTTTGAAATGTTATTACTTGCTCGTTTAATTCAAGGCTTTGGGGCATGTGCTACATTTGTTTGTGCCTTTGCGATGGTCAGAGACAGCTTTAACGCCAATAAAAGTGCACAAGTGATGTCTTATTTGAATGGCGTGATTTGTTTTATTCCCGCGCTTGCGCCAATTTTAGGCGCTTGGTTAACACTTAATTTTGGTTGGCAAAGTAACTTTTTATTTTTAGCTAGCTTTGCCTTCATCTCATTATTTTTAGTACTATTTTTTGCTAAAGAGACTCGGCCAGAAAACACGCTTTACCAGGGCAAAATTACCGATTTCAGTCGTTTTATTCCGATTTTAAAAAATCATGTTTTTTTGTTCCACGCTATGATTTGTTTACTCGCGATGGCAGTCATTATTGCGTTTGTCAGTACTGCGCCAAGCTGGTTGATGAGCCATTTGGGACTCTCAACCCATGAGTTTACCGTGTGGTTTACTATTAATGCAGTGTTATCAATTTTAGCTAGTTTTACCGCGCCTTATTTCATCAAACGCTCAACCAGAAAAGCACTGCTACTCGGTCTCGGAGTATTATTTTTCAGTGGCTTACTCATGCTAACGTTAATCGGGTTTAATACCCCTTGGGCGTTTATGCTTCCTATTTTTGTCGCTTCGATTGGTTTTTCGCTTACGCTCGGCTCTGCGGTTGGCAAAGCCCTTGAACCTTTTGCAACCCAAGCAGGCACGGCATCAGCTTTAATTGGGGTTATGCAAATGAGTGGCGCAGGTTTACTGGTCAGTATCACCTTACAATTTGGACTGTCAGCCCCATTATTGGTCTTAATGCATTTAACCTTGTTGGTTCCTTTACTCATTTTATTATATTGCGATAAAACACAACGCTTACATCCGAGTAGTTAA